The Penaeus chinensis breed Huanghai No. 1 chromosome 16, ASM1920278v2, whole genome shotgun sequence genome window below encodes:
- the LOC125033651 gene encoding cuticular protein 47Eg-like, whose amino-acid sequence MKFALALLALVAVAAARPGSVVDLDFDDFHVDQDVSNEVVQGTYSWTSPEGEKFFIKYIADDDGYRVVESNAVPVTNGVAADGNQGSFDSFEDIFDRK is encoded by the exons ATGAAGTTTGCA CTTGCTCTCCTCGCCCTCGTCGCCGTAGCCGCCGCCCGCCCCGGCAGCGTCGTGGACCTGGACTTCGATGACTTCCACGTTGACCAGGATGTCTCCAACGAGGTGGTGCAAGGAACCTACAG CTGGACGTCCCCCGAGGGAGAGAAGTTCTTCATCAAGTACATCGCCGACGACGACGGATACCGCGTCGTCGAGTCCAACGCCGTGCCCGTCACCAACGGCGTCGCCGCCGACGGCAACCAGGGATCCTTCGACTCCTTCGAGGATATCTTCGACAGGAAGTAA